gagcctgtcagtggatcaaacaagctcttttagtggacctactgtgatcaggtcccaaaggatcacgtcgCAGCCATCGTTGCTGTTTCCCTTAAGAATCAGAGTTATGTTTTTCTGTCGGATGTGTTTtctccagtgtgtctgtgtgtgatgtgtctgGCCTCCAGGTGGCGCCACAGCTCCAGGTTTGtgctcagtttgtgtgtttgtgtttgatccTCCAGGTGGAGTAAAATCTTCAAGTCTCGGATCATCCAGACCATCGCTCTCTATGGAAACACTTCATTTATGGTGGCCATCGCCATCCTCGTCTTCCTGCTCATCGGTACGTCTGTgtgaaaggatccctacagagagagacctggaagatccctttggtttaaccacaaacagcacacacaccagactacattcactaaaacagggattttagagaacaggaggcctccatcagtcagtgtgttggtgttattcTGTTTTACACTAATAAAGTGTTGGATCCAAACGGACCctttttaaagcaccaaagttgcagcagctcctgtgttctgtcaggtaacatcactgtttttgtcaatggagtttggttgaGGCGAATTGGAgcagttccaacacttttactccgaccagacaccagaatatgtagaGATATGGCCCAGGATTTAGAATACACTCAGTAACATCATTCCCAGTCGTCAGCTCCAGCTCTACAGCCAGGGCTTTTGTTCCTTCATGGGCTTTCTGAAAACATAAACCAACACAGTGTTAAAGTGTtttatgtaatgtgtgtgtgtgtgtgtgtgtgtagatgcttTCCGCGAGGTGAGGAAGTACAGCGTGACGGAGAAGGTGGATCTGACCAACAACCCAACAGCCATCGAACACATTCACATGAAACTGTTCAGAGCTCAGAGGAACGAGTACATCGCCGGCTTcgccctgctgctctgcctgtgagacacacacacacacacacacacactgtgacacacacacacacacactaagacacactcacacagcgaCTGATCTAAATGCAGAGGAATTTTACAGTATGATGGAAAGaatgagcagctgtgtgtgtgttacagtgtgtgtgtgtgtgtgtgtgtgttacagtgtgtgtgtccattgaCAGCTAGTCACTGTACAGTGTAAATCCTCCAGCCTGATCCCTGATTGGCTGTCTCTCTCCGGTGGGCGTGGGCAAACATGAAACCGATGTGACACGGCGTGCTGTGATTGGAGGAGAGCTTGTTGTTGGGCTGAAAAGTTTCTGAATGAAGCCGATAAACTCAACAGAGACGTTGACGACAGAAACACTTTAGACTCTGAGACGCTTTACGTTTAAACGTGTTTAGAATGAAAATATAACGGCGACGTTATAAACTACATAAATATGAGATTTACCGTCAGGAAATGTGAGTAAAAACACTCTGTTCAGCTTTGGCCCcttttgtgatgtcacaagaggAGATCTGTTGTGGTCATGTGACCCCGTTcagcgttagcatgttgctcgGTTAACGTGTTTCCCCCGACAACGTAGCACCACTGCCGTAATCAATAATGACAGCAGCCATTCATCAGAGGTCTAATTTACCTCTGATGGGAATCAATTAATTAGTTACTCAATGATCATCTGACAAATCTTGGTTCACCTGTAACTGCTCGCTCTGAATCCACATCCAGCGTTTAGCCAGAGCCCTCCAGCGTTTAGACGGAGCCCTCCAACGTTTAGACGGAGCCCTCCAGCGTTTAGCCAGGGCCCTCCAGCGTTCAGATGGAGCCCTCCAGCGTTTAGCCGGGGCCCTCCAGCGTTCAGATGGAGCCCTCCAGCGTTTAGCCGGGGCCCTCCAGCGTTTAGCCGGGGCCCTCCAGCGTTTAGCCGGGGCCCTCCAGCGTTTAGCCGGGGCCCTCCAGCGTTCAGATGGAGCCCTCCAGCGTTTAGCCGGGGCCCTCCAGCGTTCAGATGGAGCCCTCCAGCGTTTAGCCGGGGCCCTCCAGCTGCTGTGATCCGACACTGTGACTCAGCCAGCAGATGATCAGATTATTTCTGACCTGTGAATTGACTGGCGGCCATATTTGGGGCAGAGAGTCTCTGAGGCAGCAGGGGGTCGTTTCTGGAAGCTGCTGACATCCAGCTGATAGTCTGATCCGGAGACACGTCATGGATGCTTGCAGAAGAAGTCGGTCACATTAATTCACAGTTTCAGAGCCCAGTGGTGCGTCGCTGGCTCGCCTACCCAGCATGCATCTGGAGAAGCTCGACCTTCTGGGCAGCGGTGCAGAGTTAGTGAGAGAGAGCTGTGCGTCATGTGATCATTATTCAGGGGCTTTACCATAAAAACCCTCTGGAGCTCCTGCTCATAACATGAAGCAGCTCCGTCCCCACAGCTGGGggggacggacggacggacgtgTTGATGTTCAGACAAACTGTTACTCAGACAGAAGCTTGATCATTAGTCCACagcagactgctcctttaatcaGCCCCCCCCACATTACAGAGACCCCGTTACATCACTGCCTgtcaacaccacacacacacacacacacacacacacagcagggaaatGTCAGGGGtaactcactgtgtgtgtgttgttactatatatatgtgtgtgtgtgtgtgtgagaagtaGTGAATGGCTATATTAGGTTGTGTgatgtgttgagtgtgtgtgtgtgtgtgtgtgtgtgtgtgtgtgctgatgcaGCAGTGTCAGATTGTCTCTGCATGTATTGATCAGTTATCAGTTAATCAGTCGCCCGCGGCCTCGTCCACACGGTCACAGAGGCGCTgaacaccaaacagcagcagcttttatcGTACGGCAAGCAGAAAGTGTCAAATATCACTTTTCATACTCTCTCTGGTAAAGACACTGTAAAAAGTCAAAAGTGGCAGTTTAATCTATCAGGAGGCCATTTTTTACAGCGTGAAACACAGCTGTAGTGATTTAACATGTGAagactgtaaaaacaaaagtgtgtgtgtgtgtgttcaggttgcTGCGACGTCTCGCCACCCTGCTCTCCCAGCAGGCCTCGCTCATGGCCTCCAACGAAGCCTTCAAGAAGCAGGCGGAGGGCGCCAGCACCGCCGCCAAGAAGTACATGGAGGAGAACGAGCTTCTGCaggaggtgacacacacacacacacacacacacacacacacacacacacacacacacacacactacagctgtAGTCAGTATTCAGATCTAGAGCTTCACtgattagttgatcaacagaCAGAAGTGACAGATCTGAATCTTCTGGTTCTCAGACgtgaacatttgctgcttttctcagttttgtatctcaatgaaaatgaagcagctTTAAAGGGTAATTCCTGTATTTTTAGCACTggttcctctctctccacttcctggtgtgtgagtgactggtccagtagatcccCTCAGCCAGGCTCATTGACGGTGATaaaatctgagcctgtcagtggatcaaacaagctcttttgcagcccgtttggtgtctgctggctgaggtgatctactggaccagttccaacacttttactacctaccagtcactcacacaccagtgTTAAAAACAGTGTAATTACCCTTTAAtgtgtgactgtgctgctgttccTCTGGctcaccagcagggggcagcactGACCTGCAGCCACTGAGCTGAAcccaaataaacactgaaagtattcacagagcaacacacacacacacatcacgccgtctgtgtgtttcattcacgtgggagacacacacacacacacacacacacacacagtctgtggtaATCTGACCTGGGTCTGTCGGGGGAAGAGATCACCAAGTCCTCTGCTGCTAAAAGGAGAAATTGCTTCATCTGCATgtgacaaacactcacacacacacacacactcacacacacactcacacacacacacagaactgatTCATGGTTTCCAGGTGGATGTTTCCATGTTTCTCCGTTTGAGCCACCACCCGTCTGATAGAACGGGGGGGGGGCTTGTTTTGGTGGAACGTCTCTTTTATTTATCAAGTTTAAAGAGTCCACCACTTCCTGGTATAAAAAGTACCCAGGTCTTCCTCATCGTTGGGCCCAAAGAGGCTGGAGGACTAGCTAgtctgctaacttcctgttagccctgcaCTAACCCTacactaacttcctgttagccctacGCTAACCCTAcactaacttcctgttgtcCCTGCACTAACCCTACACTAAGTTCCTGTTAGCCCTACGCTAACCCTacactaacttcctgttagccctacGCTAACCCTacactaacttcctgttagccctacGCTAACCCTacactaacttcctgttagccctgtgctaacctGAATGgagataaaatgatttaatcttgTTGCTCTTCCagacttttcaaatgttttcggactgaatggatcaaactcttTAATCCTCTGATTTACAGAagtctctttcacaataagagtctgtagaaaaaaaagtctttctgCCCAACGGAGTCACGTGACCGATGTCAGACTGGCCTCAGAGCCTGGAGAGCTCCCAGGGTGACTTTACAGacggaggaggcagagaggccgTTGCTTAGATTCACAGTCACTTGCTGACACACGTGGACGCCCCCGTATGGCGTGACCTCACCGCCACACTTTAGCCACGCCCACCACTCAGTCAGATATCAGGACACGGTGGAAAATCTGAAGTCTTGAAATGTTGAAGCGACTCATAAAGTTGAGAGGAAGTCGTGCTGTTGTGACAGAGACTGAAGACGGGAAACAGTCGAGGGGTTTTTCATCGTTAAATCACCACCGAAGACGCTTTTAAAATGGATGAAAAGAGCCTCAGAGAGGAAACAACTCTTTTATACACAactcatttcatccatttaaCACGACTCACATGACGAACGCCAAGACGAAAAGATTCACTCCACACCGTTAAGATGTTAAAGGAAAACTTCCTGGTCCTGCCTGAACACATCCTGCTGTTTAAGtgactgcaaacacaccagactccagtcaCAACAGTAGTGATTTTACATCACAGGACCCACAtgttgctggtccactgctgccttgatcggttgGTGCCTATGTGTTATTGAttgttacacaaatgttgtgttggatccaaatggaccctctgaaacacagtaacacacacagaccagctgatcgaggcagcagtagagcgGCGACTTTCATgctctgtgaagtaaaatgactgtttttgtcaatggagtctggtggatatcgctgtcttcaaacacaccaaagtcattttacttcacagagcATGAAAGTCGCTGCTCTACTGCTTCCTCGATcagctggtctgtgtgtgttactgtgtgactcgTGTTCTGCAAGGCAAAAGtactgtcttgtgtgtgtgtgtgtgtgttactcagTCTTTGGGGCCTGCAGTGTTTGTGgggacattttgtgtttttctgaactATGATGTTATTGATAAAACATGAGTatggtgagagtgtgtgctgtAACTAAAGAATACTGACCCCTGAGTTAGAGGGAAGTCCTCACTGAGAtggaaacgtgtgtgtgtgtgtgtgtgtgtgtgtgtgtgtgatatgaatCCGTTTGGGGTCTCAAAGGTCAGTTATGAGCATGTGCAGCTGCAGGCgacctgcagaaacacacacgtgaGTCTTTGATAGTCTATTTTTGACAGGATTTCACTGCAAACAGTAACGGTGTGATTtacatgttagtgtgtgtgtgtgtgtgtgtgtgtgttagtgttagtgtgtgtgtgtgtgtgctccatgcCACATGAAGGCTGATAACATGGTCCTGGttcagtctgcagcagctgctccatctGATGTCTTTCTCATCGTTGACATCACGCTCTGCTGTGGACAGACGGGTTCTGTGGACAGACGGGTTCTGTGGACAGACGGGTTCTGTGGACAGACGGGTTCTGTGGACAGACTGGTTCTGTGGACAGACTGGTTCTGTGGACAGACGGGTTCTGTGGACAGACGGGTTTGTGTCCGTCCTGATTTTGAGTttgcaggtcaaaggtcactgtgacttcaccaaacatgtttttggccaCAATTTTCATACAAACATCTGAAATGATGAACTGGACGTGGAAACTAAACCCTGAGGGTTG
This sequence is a window from Pempheris klunzingeri isolate RE-2024b chromosome 11, fPemKlu1.hap1, whole genome shotgun sequence. Protein-coding genes within it:
- the bcap31 gene encoding B-cell receptor-associated protein 31 — translated: MSLQWTAVATFLYAEVFCVLMLCIPFISPKRWSKIFKSRIIQTIALYGNTSFMVAIAILVFLLIDAFREVRKYSVTEKVDLTNNPTAIEHIHMKLFRAQRNEYIAGFALLLCLLLRRLATLLSQQASLMASNEAFKKQAEGASTAAKKYMEENELLQEKLRDAGVEVPEVGKKGVGPQEENKSLKEEVKTLKEELDTSKKALQKSDSDVRAMKKQAENLTVEYDRLLEEHSKLLASSDKKSD